One Nonomuraea angiospora DNA segment encodes these proteins:
- a CDS encoding RraA family protein: protein MDDAIWELPVRGQLPAGPDPVLVEGLRRVSSATACAKLHAQGIRRTFIEGPRPIAQGQKIAGRVRTLQFMPQREDIASGLGQEYVERHTALWAVLETIEPGDVLLVQAYGSAYTGCFGDMLVRYFKRKGGAGIVVDGRIRDLPRVSGIGLPLWTTGATPHYASQAELFPWAYDVPVAVGGALALPGDLCVADDDGAVVVPRRRAASVLEAAADHEQWERYSRARIEEGGALSDYYPLTPETRAEYERWREVKESQ, encoded by the coding sequence ATGGACGACGCCATCTGGGAGCTGCCAGTTCGCGGGCAGCTGCCCGCCGGACCCGATCCCGTCCTCGTGGAAGGGTTGAGGCGGGTCAGCTCGGCCACCGCCTGCGCCAAGCTGCACGCCCAGGGCATCCGGCGGACCTTCATCGAGGGACCGCGTCCCATCGCCCAGGGGCAGAAGATCGCCGGACGGGTCCGCACGCTGCAGTTCATGCCGCAGCGCGAGGACATCGCCTCCGGGCTCGGCCAGGAGTACGTCGAGCGGCACACCGCGCTGTGGGCCGTGCTGGAGACGATCGAGCCCGGCGACGTGCTGCTCGTGCAGGCGTACGGCAGCGCGTACACCGGCTGCTTCGGCGACATGCTGGTGCGCTACTTCAAACGCAAGGGCGGCGCGGGCATCGTCGTGGATGGCCGGATCCGGGACCTGCCCCGGGTGAGCGGCATCGGGCTGCCGCTCTGGACGACGGGCGCGACCCCTCATTACGCCTCGCAGGCGGAGCTGTTCCCGTGGGCGTACGACGTGCCGGTGGCCGTGGGCGGGGCGCTCGCGCTGCCCGGCGACCTGTGCGTGGCCGACGACGACGGCGCCGTGGTCGTGCCGCGCCGGCGCGCCGCGTCGGTGCTCGAGGCCGCCGCCGACCACGAGCAGTGGGAGCGCTACAGCCGCGCCCGCATCGAGGAGGGCGGGGCGCTTTCTGACTACTACCCACTCACCCCCGAGACCCGCGCCGAGTACGAGCGGTGGCGGGAAGTTAAGGAGAGCCAGTGA
- a CDS encoding carbohydrate ABC transporter permease yields the protein MRKTFLWATVAFMLIPLYVLTVNAFKGQQDILADPFGLGGLTLEPLGRALTNPQFNVVKGYAVTLLFVVAVNVLSVVLAAPAAYVIARSPKRRFRVLMLFFLAGTFIPGQVLVIPVVYVLKTLGLMGTIRGFVLFETVLTLPFSIFLYAGYIATIPAVLDQAAAVDGASRLRTFWQIVFPLMRPAVATMVILNTFSVWNDFVNPQIILGPGSGLYTVTTGVYAAVSQYSTDYTVVFPTLLLAIAPLLVFFVFMQRHIISGLTAGATKG from the coding sequence GTGAGAAAGACGTTCCTCTGGGCGACCGTCGCCTTCATGCTCATCCCCCTGTACGTGCTGACCGTCAACGCGTTCAAGGGCCAGCAGGACATCCTGGCCGACCCGTTCGGCCTGGGCGGCCTCACGCTGGAGCCGCTGGGCAGGGCGCTGACGAACCCGCAGTTCAACGTGGTCAAGGGGTACGCGGTCACGCTGCTGTTCGTGGTGGCGGTCAACGTGCTGTCGGTGGTGCTGGCCGCGCCGGCCGCCTACGTGATCGCGCGCAGCCCGAAGCGCCGCTTCCGGGTGCTGATGCTGTTCTTCCTGGCCGGGACGTTCATCCCGGGCCAGGTGCTGGTCATCCCCGTCGTGTACGTGCTCAAGACCCTCGGCCTGATGGGCACCATCCGCGGGTTCGTGCTGTTCGAGACCGTGTTGACGCTACCGTTCTCGATCTTCCTGTACGCCGGCTACATCGCCACCATCCCGGCCGTGCTCGACCAGGCGGCGGCCGTGGACGGGGCGAGCAGGCTGCGTACGTTCTGGCAGATCGTCTTCCCGCTGATGAGGCCCGCGGTCGCCACGATGGTCATCCTCAACACCTTCTCGGTGTGGAACGACTTCGTGAACCCGCAGATCATCCTCGGCCCCGGCAGCGGCCTCTACACCGTGACCACCGGCGTCTACGCGGCCGTCAGCCAGTACTCCACCGACTACACGGTGGTCTTCCCGACGCTGCTGCTGGCCATCGCCCCGCTGCTGGTCTTCTTCGTCTTCATGCAACGGCACATCATCAGCGGCCTGACCGCCGGAGCAACGAAAGGGTGA
- a CDS encoding carbohydrate ABC transporter permease gives MTLTREAPPAVPEAPALPKTRRGDGWANTIMVAPATVLYTVMLIVPVGLALYLSLTDWDGFSADPAFVGAANYLDLLDDPELRRAALVTLLVAAAGTAGLNLLGLGFALLVNGASKANTFFRIVLFYPHVLSALVVGFLWSAILGTNGAVNNLVTKWGGEVLPFLSDPAWATVTMIGVLVWAGFGVNVVLYLAGLQAVPHSLIEAARIDGATRWQVFRNVTLPALGPSVTVNIVLSLVTLLKTYDLVVSLTAGGPAGQTQTVAYLILWNSFHDARLGFGSAQSVLLMLVTAALAFVVTRLRRRGELAVHQ, from the coding sequence ATGACGCTGACCCGGGAAGCGCCCCCGGCCGTCCCCGAGGCCCCCGCCCTTCCGAAGACCAGGCGCGGCGACGGGTGGGCCAACACGATCATGGTCGCCCCCGCCACCGTCCTCTACACCGTGATGCTGATCGTCCCGGTCGGCCTGGCGCTCTACCTGAGCCTCACCGACTGGGACGGCTTCAGCGCCGACCCCGCCTTCGTCGGCGCCGCCAACTACCTCGACCTCCTCGACGACCCCGAGCTGCGCCGCGCCGCCCTCGTCACCCTGCTGGTCGCCGCCGCGGGCACGGCCGGGCTCAACCTGCTCGGCCTCGGCTTCGCCCTCCTGGTGAACGGAGCCTCGAAGGCGAACACGTTCTTCCGGATCGTCCTGTTCTATCCGCACGTGCTCAGCGCCCTCGTGGTCGGCTTCCTCTGGTCGGCGATCCTCGGCACCAACGGCGCGGTCAACAACCTGGTGACGAAGTGGGGCGGCGAGGTGCTGCCGTTCCTGTCGGACCCGGCGTGGGCCACGGTCACCATGATCGGGGTGCTGGTGTGGGCCGGGTTCGGGGTCAACGTGGTGCTCTACCTGGCGGGGCTGCAGGCCGTGCCGCACTCCCTGATCGAGGCGGCGCGCATCGACGGCGCGACGCGCTGGCAGGTGTTCAGGAACGTGACGCTCCCGGCGCTCGGCCCGTCCGTGACGGTCAACATCGTGCTGTCGCTGGTGACGCTGCTCAAGACGTACGACCTGGTGGTGTCGCTGACGGCGGGCGGCCCGGCCGGGCAGACGCAGACCGTCGCCTACCTCATCCTGTGGAACTCCTTCCACGACGCCCGCCTCGGCTTCGGCTCCGCGCAGTCGGTGCTGCTCATGCTGGTGACGGCGGCGCTGGCGTTCGTGGTGACCAGGCTGCGCAGGCGTGGCGAGCTGGCGGTGCACCAGTGA
- a CDS encoding ABC transporter substrate-binding protein, translated as MRSPHPFLTPTALGCLLLLTGCGGGGFAGDSQAKQGEGGQITVRMLVNITPNLTQAYWDGLVKPFEQANPGIDVKVEAPTGKGVADTLPQQLAAGNAPDVVETLTVDETLSKQMLDLTDQPWTKDTPLAKEASLGGKIYTVGVGVQAQSLVFYNKSAFDKAGIDKPPATLDEFDAAMGKLKAAGWLPLQTGGEFLTGLQLLQFSGPSRAQLHPTWQQDVKAGKIKAGESLLPYLERYRTWIDKGYVDKNALGTKYADAETAFLSGKSAMYVMGSWFTAAEAKTKKDFEVGVFPAPVDKGQAYPGPQGATMAAPYMILKSTPNKDAALKLVQWLVTDQAAVKSQLKQDGNFRAGVEREFTPLEKQVQDILDSAPSGVPQGEGYGDATLPKGFNAAWNTEVQGLYVGKSPKEVAEGVDRWLAGRK; from the coding sequence ATGCGTTCCCCCCATCCATTCCTCACCCCCACAGCCCTCGGCTGCCTGCTCCTGCTCACCGGCTGTGGCGGGGGCGGCTTCGCCGGCGACTCGCAGGCCAAGCAGGGCGAGGGCGGCCAGATCACGGTGCGGATGCTGGTCAACATCACCCCGAACCTCACCCAGGCGTACTGGGACGGCCTGGTCAAACCGTTCGAGCAGGCCAACCCCGGCATCGACGTCAAGGTCGAGGCGCCGACCGGCAAGGGGGTGGCCGACACGCTGCCGCAGCAGCTCGCCGCGGGCAACGCGCCCGACGTGGTCGAGACGCTGACGGTGGACGAGACGCTCTCCAAGCAGATGCTCGACCTGACCGACCAGCCGTGGACGAAGGACACGCCGCTGGCCAAGGAGGCGAGCCTGGGCGGCAAGATCTACACGGTCGGCGTCGGGGTGCAGGCGCAGTCGCTGGTCTTCTACAACAAGAGCGCGTTCGACAAGGCCGGGATCGACAAGCCGCCGGCCACGCTCGACGAGTTCGACGCCGCCATGGGCAAGCTCAAGGCGGCCGGGTGGCTGCCGCTGCAGACCGGCGGCGAGTTCCTGACCGGGCTCCAGCTGCTGCAGTTCTCCGGCCCGTCGCGCGCCCAGCTCCATCCCACCTGGCAGCAGGACGTCAAGGCGGGCAAGATCAAGGCCGGCGAGTCGCTGCTGCCCTACCTGGAGCGCTACCGCACCTGGATCGACAAGGGCTACGTCGACAAGAACGCCCTGGGCACGAAGTACGCCGACGCCGAGACCGCGTTCCTGTCCGGCAAGTCCGCCATGTACGTGATGGGCAGCTGGTTCACCGCCGCCGAGGCCAAGACCAAGAAGGACTTCGAGGTCGGCGTCTTCCCGGCCCCGGTCGACAAGGGCCAGGCGTACCCGGGTCCGCAGGGCGCCACGATGGCGGCCCCGTACATGATCCTCAAGTCCACCCCCAACAAGGACGCGGCGCTCAAGCTCGTGCAGTGGCTCGTCACCGACCAGGCGGCGGTCAAGAGCCAGCTCAAGCAGGACGGCAACTTCCGCGCCGGGGTCGAGCGCGAGTTCACCCCGCTGGAGAAGCAGGTGCAGGACATCCTCGACAGCGCCCCCTCCGGCGTCCCGCAGGGCGAGGGGTACGGCGACGCCACCCTCCCCAAGGGCTTCAACGCCGCGTGGAACACCGAGGTCCAGGGCCTGTACGTGGGCAAGTCGCCCAAGGAAGTGGCCGAGGGCGTGGACCGCTGGCTGGCCGGCCGCAAATGA
- a CDS encoding FCD domain-containing protein has translation MAGRDDDKRLVLGEEERSALREWAEGSSGGLGLRSRIVLACADGLPRKEIADRLDVSPATVAKWRARFVERGLDGLADAPRPGRPRTAERQEAERVIAAAAGGAAVPSTRTMARQLGLSQSTVARIWQEQQIAPPAARLLPRELLSDRVYALLRGWIVSGELVAGQRLVEAEIARRVGTSQAPAREAIKRLAHEGLVISYPNRGSYVAEISDEQAREVRDIRVLLEEYAARGAAARIQADTLRELSADVLAMRQAAQDGDIGAFRDADLAFHRRVCAACGNSFLLRLWRTIESNLWSLHVVGNPLYDGDWTAMAGHHDDLVAALASGDPDEAARLFAAHARGEASRTRPRARTSPPPPTATV, from the coding sequence GTGGCTGGACGCGATGACGACAAGCGGCTGGTGCTGGGCGAGGAGGAGCGCTCCGCGCTGCGCGAGTGGGCCGAAGGGTCTTCCGGGGGGCTGGGGTTGCGCAGCCGGATCGTGCTCGCCTGCGCGGACGGGCTGCCGCGCAAGGAGATCGCCGACCGGCTCGACGTGAGCCCGGCGACGGTGGCCAAATGGCGGGCCCGCTTCGTGGAGCGTGGGCTCGACGGGCTGGCGGACGCGCCCCGGCCCGGCCGCCCGCGCACCGCGGAGCGGCAGGAGGCCGAGCGCGTGATCGCCGCCGCGGCCGGCGGCGCGGCCGTGCCCTCGACCCGTACGATGGCGCGCCAGCTCGGGCTCTCGCAGTCGACGGTGGCCCGGATCTGGCAGGAGCAGCAGATCGCGCCGCCCGCGGCCCGGCTGCTGCCCAGGGAGCTGCTGTCCGACCGCGTCTACGCGCTGCTGCGCGGGTGGATCGTCTCGGGGGAGCTGGTGGCGGGGCAGCGGCTGGTGGAAGCGGAGATCGCCCGCCGGGTCGGCACCAGCCAGGCCCCGGCGCGTGAGGCGATCAAGCGGTTGGCGCACGAGGGGCTGGTCATCTCCTATCCCAACCGGGGGAGCTACGTCGCGGAGATCTCGGACGAGCAGGCCCGGGAGGTCCGCGACATCAGGGTGCTGCTGGAGGAGTATGCCGCACGGGGCGCCGCCGCCCGCATCCAGGCCGACACCCTGCGGGAGCTCTCGGCCGACGTGCTGGCCATGCGGCAGGCGGCCCAGGACGGCGACATCGGCGCCTTCCGCGACGCCGACCTGGCCTTCCACCGGCGGGTCTGCGCGGCCTGCGGCAACTCGTTCCTGCTGCGGTTGTGGCGGACCATCGAGTCCAATCTGTGGAGCCTGCACGTGGTGGGCAACCCGCTGTACGACGGGGACTGGACGGCCATGGCGGGCCACCACGACGACCTGGTGGCGGCCCTGGCGTCGGGCGACCCGGACGAGGCGGCCCGCCTCTTCGCCGCCCACGCCCGCGGCGAAGCCTCCCGCACCCGCCCCCGCGCCCGCACATCCCCGCCACCCCCGACCGCCACCGTCTGA
- a CDS encoding glycoside hydrolase family 95 protein, with translation MTGLGAAAGSLLVTTPAHASTAAGPLKLWYDRPAAAWLEALPVGCGRLGAMVFGGVATERLQLNEDSIWAGGPHDYDNPEALAALPEIRRLVWEDKWQAAQNLADKKFLGKPSEQAPYQVLGDLTLTFPGAAEFTEYRRELDLSRAVTTVTYVRDGVRHTREVFASNPDQVVVVRHTADKPGSVTFQAAFTSPQASSSSSAGRDSIALDGVSTDTQGLKGEVRFRALARAQARGGAVRTDGGTLIVEGADEVTLLISMGSSYRSYKDVGGDPAEVAGRHLTRASGQPYEVLKRKHVRDYQRLFGRLEIDLGTSEAAALPTDQRIARKQLDTDPGLAALYYQFGRYLLISSSRSPGYAANLQGIWNDSLTPSWESKYTININCEMNYWPAAPANLVECMDPLFDLIKDLAETGARTAAAQYGAKGWVAHHNTDGWRGTAPVDFAFYGVWPTGGAWLCLMLWEHYLYTGDERRLREHFPLIKGSVEFFLDTLQTDPRSGYLVTNPSHSPEVGHHEDGGENVSICAGPTMDMQILRDLFGAFSEAAEILGVEAEMRAKAVDARSRLVPNQIGHLGQIQEWQEDYRGDAALSRSRHISHLWGLFPGHQIDPRLSPDLAAAARRTLELRGEAGAGWSLAWKINFWARLLDAPEAYKRLSNLLLPARTAPNMFDLHPPFQIDGNFGGTSGITEMLLQSHGDQVHLLPALPAAWPAGSIRGFRARGGFEVDLSWSAGALVRGRIRSDLGRELTLRTAAPVTVTSGGRPVAVSRPEPNVVVLDTRRGATYDLTPSP, from the coding sequence ATGACCGGCTTAGGCGCCGCGGCCGGGTCCCTGCTCGTGACCACCCCCGCGCACGCCTCCACGGCCGCCGGCCCGCTCAAACTCTGGTACGACCGCCCGGCGGCGGCCTGGCTGGAGGCGCTGCCGGTCGGGTGCGGGAGGCTCGGGGCCATGGTCTTCGGCGGCGTGGCCACCGAGCGCCTGCAGCTCAACGAGGACAGCATCTGGGCCGGCGGCCCGCACGACTACGACAACCCCGAGGCCCTGGCCGCGCTCCCCGAGATCAGGCGGCTGGTCTGGGAGGACAAGTGGCAGGCCGCCCAGAACCTGGCGGACAAGAAGTTCCTGGGCAAGCCCAGCGAGCAGGCGCCGTACCAGGTGCTGGGCGACCTCACACTGACCTTCCCGGGCGCGGCGGAGTTCACGGAGTACCGCCGCGAGCTGGACCTGTCCCGGGCCGTCACCACGGTCACGTACGTGCGCGACGGCGTTCGCCACACGCGCGAGGTCTTCGCCAGCAACCCCGACCAGGTCGTCGTCGTCCGCCACACGGCCGACAAGCCCGGCTCGGTGACGTTCCAGGCGGCCTTCACCAGCCCGCAGGCGTCCTCCAGCTCCTCCGCCGGCCGCGACTCCATCGCGCTGGACGGGGTCAGCACCGACACGCAGGGCCTGAAGGGCGAGGTCCGCTTCCGGGCCCTGGCCAGGGCGCAGGCCCGCGGCGGCGCGGTCCGCACCGACGGCGGCACGCTGATCGTCGAGGGGGCGGACGAGGTCACGCTGCTGATCTCGATGGGCTCCAGCTACCGCAGCTACAAGGACGTCGGCGGCGACCCGGCCGAGGTGGCGGGCAGGCATCTGACGCGGGCGTCCGGGCAGCCGTACGAGGTGCTGAAGCGCAAGCACGTACGGGACTACCAGCGGCTCTTCGGGCGGCTCGAGATCGACCTGGGCACCTCGGAGGCCGCCGCGCTCCCCACCGACCAGCGGATCGCGCGCAAGCAGCTCGACACCGACCCCGGGCTGGCCGCCCTGTACTACCAGTTCGGCCGCTACCTGCTGATCTCCAGCTCCCGCTCGCCCGGCTACGCCGCCAACCTGCAGGGCATCTGGAACGACTCGCTCACGCCCTCGTGGGAGTCGAAGTACACGATCAACATCAACTGCGAGATGAACTACTGGCCCGCCGCGCCCGCGAACCTGGTCGAGTGCATGGACCCGCTGTTCGACCTGATCAAGGACCTTGCGGAAACCGGGGCCAGGACGGCTGCGGCGCAGTACGGCGCGAAGGGCTGGGTGGCGCACCACAACACCGACGGCTGGCGCGGGACCGCGCCCGTGGACTTCGCCTTCTACGGCGTGTGGCCCACCGGCGGGGCGTGGCTGTGCCTGATGCTCTGGGAGCACTACCTCTACACGGGGGACGAGCGGCGCCTGCGCGAGCACTTCCCGCTGATCAAGGGGTCGGTGGAGTTCTTCCTGGACACGCTGCAGACCGATCCCCGCAGCGGCTACCTGGTGACGAACCCGTCGCACTCCCCGGAGGTCGGACACCACGAGGACGGCGGGGAGAACGTCAGCATCTGCGCCGGGCCCACCATGGACATGCAGATCCTGCGGGACCTGTTCGGGGCCTTCTCGGAGGCGGCGGAGATCCTGGGGGTCGAGGCGGAGATGCGCGCCAAGGCCGTGGACGCCCGCTCGCGGCTCGTCCCCAACCAGATCGGCCACCTGGGGCAGATCCAGGAGTGGCAGGAGGACTACCGGGGCGACGCGGCGCTCTCCCGCAGCCGCCACATCTCGCACCTGTGGGGCCTGTTCCCCGGCCACCAGATCGACCCCCGCCTGTCGCCCGACCTGGCCGCCGCCGCCCGGCGCACCCTGGAGCTGCGCGGCGAGGCGGGGGCCGGGTGGTCGCTGGCCTGGAAGATCAACTTCTGGGCGCGGCTGCTGGACGCTCCCGAGGCGTACAAGCGGCTGTCGAACCTGCTGCTGCCCGCCCGTACGGCGCCGAACATGTTCGACCTGCATCCGCCGTTCCAGATCGACGGCAACTTCGGCGGGACGTCGGGGATCACGGAGATGCTGCTGCAGAGCCACGGGGACCAGGTGCACCTGCTGCCCGCCCTCCCCGCCGCCTGGCCGGCCGGGTCGATCCGGGGCTTCCGGGCGCGGGGCGGCTTCGAGGTGGACCTGTCGTGGAGCGCGGGCGCGCTGGTCCGGGGGCGGATCCGCTCGGACCTGGGGCGCGAACTCACCCTCCGGACGGCCGCGCCGGTGACGGTGACATCAGGCGGGCGCCCGGTCGCGGTCTCCCGTCCCGAGCCGAACGTCGTCGTCCTCGACACCCGCCGAGGAGCCACCTACGACCTCACCCCATCCCCCTGA
- a CDS encoding aldo/keto reductase, whose protein sequence is MEKLGRSGVGVSRIGLGTAPLAGLYAAVGDEQAAATLDAAWSAGVRYFDTAPRYGSGLAERRLGSFLAGVDRSEATVSSKVGALLDPARRDYTVEGVYASLAGSLERSGLDAFDILLIHDPDDHWEQAVRHAYPALERLREQGGVRAVGVGMTQAEMLVRFVRETDVDCVMVAGRYSLLDRTAADELLPLCAERGTGVLVAGVFNGGILADPGPGAYYDYAPAPEPVLKRARGLAERCAAYDVPLAAAALQFPLRHPAVTGIVVGARSPEEVAEDLALAATPIPEALWTELD, encoded by the coding sequence ATGGAGAAGCTCGGGCGCAGCGGCGTTGGCGTTTCCCGGATCGGCCTCGGCACCGCCCCCCTGGCCGGGCTCTACGCCGCGGTCGGCGACGAGCAGGCCGCCGCCACGCTCGACGCCGCCTGGTCCGCGGGCGTCCGCTACTTCGACACCGCCCCCCGCTACGGCTCCGGCCTGGCCGAGAGGCGGCTGGGAAGCTTCCTCGCGGGCGTCGACCGGTCCGAGGCGACGGTGTCCAGCAAGGTCGGCGCGCTGCTCGACCCCGCCAGGCGCGACTACACCGTGGAGGGCGTCTACGCCTCCCTCGCCGGCAGCCTCGAGCGCTCCGGGCTCGACGCGTTCGACATCCTGCTCATCCACGACCCCGACGACCACTGGGAGCAGGCCGTGCGGCACGCCTACCCGGCCCTCGAGCGGCTGCGCGAGCAGGGCGGGGTGCGGGCGGTCGGGGTCGGCATGACGCAGGCCGAGATGCTGGTCAGGTTCGTGCGGGAGACCGACGTCGACTGCGTGATGGTGGCCGGCCGCTACAGCCTGCTCGACCGCACGGCGGCCGACGAGCTGCTCCCGCTGTGCGCCGAGCGCGGCACCGGCGTGCTGGTGGCGGGGGTGTTCAACGGCGGCATCCTGGCCGACCCTGGGCCCGGCGCGTACTACGACTACGCCCCGGCGCCCGAGCCGGTGCTGAAGCGGGCGCGCGGCCTGGCCGAGCGCTGCGCCGCCTACGACGTGCCGCTCGCGGCGGCCGCCCTCCAGTTCCCGTTGCGCCACCCGGCCGTGACCGGCATCGTGGTCGGCGCCCGCAGCCCCGAGGAGGTGGCCGAGGACCTCGCCCTGGCCGCCACCCCGATTCCCGAAGCCCTCTGGACCGAGTTGGACTGA
- a CDS encoding amidohydrolase family protein, with the protein MTRIDAHHHVWDLAARPHGWLDPEPMAPVRRTFTLDDLAGPAAAAGVSATVLVQVLPDLTETREFLALAAESDLVAGVVGWIDLTAPDAADTLAGLPAGLVGIRHGVQSEPDPDWLTRPDVRRGLAAVAAAGLAYDLLTLPHQLPAAIDTVTAMPELTFVLDHLSKPPIAAGELEPWRSRILELAARPNVYCKLSGMVTEADWASWQVADLRPYAETVLEAFGPERVMFGSDWPVCLLAAGYDQVAQAADDLCAGLSEGERAEVFAGTARRAYGLH; encoded by the coding sequence ATGACCCGAATCGACGCCCACCACCACGTCTGGGACCTCGCCGCCCGCCCGCACGGCTGGCTCGACCCCGAGCCGATGGCGCCCGTCCGGCGCACGTTCACCCTCGACGACCTCGCCGGGCCCGCGGCGGCGGCCGGCGTGAGCGCGACCGTGCTGGTCCAGGTGCTGCCCGATCTGACCGAGACGCGCGAGTTCCTGGCGCTGGCCGCGGAGTCCGACCTGGTCGCGGGCGTCGTCGGCTGGATCGACCTGACCGCGCCCGACGCCGCCGACACCCTGGCGGGCCTGCCGGCCGGGCTGGTGGGCATCCGGCACGGCGTCCAGTCCGAGCCGGACCCGGACTGGCTCACCCGGCCCGACGTGCGCCGCGGGCTCGCCGCGGTGGCCGCCGCCGGGCTGGCCTACGACCTGCTCACGCTGCCGCACCAGCTCCCGGCGGCCATCGACACCGTGACGGCCATGCCCGAGCTCACGTTCGTGCTCGACCACCTGTCCAAGCCGCCGATCGCCGCCGGCGAGCTGGAGCCGTGGCGCAGCCGGATCCTGGAGCTGGCCGCCCGCCCGAACGTCTACTGCAAGCTGTCCGGCATGGTCACCGAGGCCGACTGGGCGTCCTGGCAGGTGGCCGACCTGCGGCCGTACGCCGAGACCGTCCTGGAGGCGTTCGGGCCCGAGCGGGTGATGTTCGGCTCCGACTGGCCGGTCTGCCTGCTCGCCGCCGGCTACGACCAGGTCGCACAGGCCGCGGACGACCTGTGCGCCGGGTTGTCGGAAGGCGAGCGGGCCGAGGTCTTCGCCGGTACGGCCCGCCGCGCGTACGGGCTGCACTAG
- a CDS encoding aldose 1-epimerase family protein, with protein MTPERRRLAELTGDLSAAGGVRLVTLGDGVERGIRTLEFRTGSGLAFDVLVDRCMDIGHAEHAGRSFGWRSPTGFRHPGLHENADEDGLSWLRSFSGLIVTAGLDHTLFGGEVPADTYHYPPRRSVRHGLHGRAGNLPARLTGYGERWDGDRCVLWAEGEVRQAAVFAENLRLVRRIEADLGGDEIRLVDTVTNAGFEPAPHMFLYHINLGWPLLDEGARLEADIRETLWQSDSVAEQKADHVTFPGPAPGFVEQVYEHALNPGADGLHRVAVANDRLGMKVTVEWRAEEFPYFFEWLNLRSGNYAVGLEPSTHHVSGNAAAREDGSMIWLGPQESRTYKTTFRVS; from the coding sequence ATGACGCCGGAGCGCAGGCGGCTGGCCGAGCTGACCGGGGACCTGAGCGCGGCCGGCGGGGTCCGGCTGGTGACGCTCGGGGACGGGGTCGAGCGGGGCATCAGGACGCTGGAGTTCCGCACCGGCTCGGGGCTGGCGTTCGACGTGCTGGTGGACAGGTGCATGGACATCGGGCACGCCGAGCACGCCGGGCGCTCGTTCGGCTGGCGCTCCCCCACCGGCTTCCGCCACCCCGGGCTGCACGAGAACGCCGACGAGGACGGGCTGTCCTGGCTGCGCTCGTTCTCCGGGCTCATCGTCACGGCCGGGCTCGACCACACGCTGTTCGGGGGCGAGGTGCCCGCCGACACCTACCACTACCCGCCCCGGCGGTCGGTGCGGCACGGGCTGCACGGCCGCGCGGGCAACCTCCCGGCCCGGCTCACCGGGTACGGCGAGCGCTGGGACGGCGACCGCTGCGTGCTGTGGGCCGAGGGCGAGGTGCGCCAGGCCGCGGTGTTCGCCGAGAACCTGCGCCTGGTCCGCCGCATCGAGGCCGACCTGGGCGGCGACGAGATCAGGCTGGTCGACACCGTCACCAACGCCGGGTTCGAGCCGGCGCCGCACATGTTCCTCTACCACATCAACCTGGGCTGGCCGCTGCTGGACGAGGGCGCCCGGCTGGAGGCCGACATCCGCGAGACGCTCTGGCAGAGCGACAGCGTGGCCGAGCAGAAGGCCGACCACGTGACCTTCCCCGGGCCGGCGCCGGGGTTCGTGGAGCAGGTGTACGAGCACGCGCTGAACCCCGGGGCGGACGGGCTGCACCGGGTGGCGGTGGCCAACGACCGGCTCGGGATGAAGGTCACCGTGGAGTGGCGGGCGGAGGAGTTCCCGTACTTCTTCGAGTGGCTGAACCTGCGCTCGGGCAACTACGCGGTCGGCCTGGAGCCGTCCACCCACCACGTGTCGGGCAACGCGGCGGCGCGGGAGGACGGCAGCATGATCTGGCTGGGCCCGCAGGAGTCGCGGACGTATAAGACGACCTTCCGCGTCTCCTAG
- a CDS encoding SDR family NAD(P)-dependent oxidoreductase, translating to MTTALVTGAAGALGRAIVRRLAADGHQVAALDLDAGSLEGALNLKVDLRDPAAIESAFAETAARLGPVGILVNNAAIYPARPFLEVPLAEYEDVHAVNQRAYWLAAQHAARQMTSGGAIVNIASITMHGGWSDLAAYVATKGAAAALTRALARELGPREIRVNCVSPGAFPTAAEEIHEDPEAYNRFVLERQSLQRRGTPDELAAVVSFLAGPDASFVTGQTIEVNGGWVMA from the coding sequence ATGACCACGGCGCTCGTGACAGGCGCCGCCGGAGCGCTCGGCAGGGCGATCGTCCGCCGGCTGGCCGCCGACGGCCACCAGGTGGCGGCGCTCGACCTCGACGCTGGCTCCCTCGAAGGCGCGCTCAACCTGAAGGTGGACCTGCGCGACCCGGCCGCGATCGAGTCCGCGTTCGCCGAGACGGCCGCGCGGCTCGGCCCGGTCGGCATCCTCGTCAACAACGCGGCGATCTATCCCGCCAGGCCGTTCCTGGAGGTGCCGCTGGCCGAGTACGAGGACGTGCACGCCGTCAACCAGCGGGCCTACTGGCTGGCCGCCCAGCACGCGGCCAGGCAGATGACCTCGGGCGGCGCGATCGTCAACATCGCCTCGATCACCATGCACGGCGGCTGGTCCGACCTGGCCGCGTACGTTGCCACCAAGGGCGCGGCGGCGGCGCTGACCAGGGCGCTGGCCCGCGAGCTGGGGCCGCGGGAGATCCGGGTCAACTGCGTCTCGCCGGGCGCGTTCCCGACGGCGGCCGAGGAGATCCACGAGGACCCCGAGGCGTACAACCGGTTCGTCCTGGAGCGGCAGTCGCTCCAGCGGCGCGGCACGCCCGACGAGCTGGCGGCCGTGGTGTCGTTCCTGGCGGGCCCGGACGCGTCGTTCGTCACGGGCCAGACCATCGAAGTCAACGGAGGGTGGGTGATGGCATGA